A region of Salvia splendens isolate huo1 chromosome 17, SspV2, whole genome shotgun sequence DNA encodes the following proteins:
- the LOC121773961 gene encoding rac-like GTP-binding protein RHO1 gives MSASRFIKCVTVGDGAVGKTCLLISYTSNTFPTDYVPTVFDNFSANVVVNGATVNLGLWDTAGQEDYNRLRPLSYRGADVFILAFSLISKASYENVSKKWIPELKHYAPGVPIILVGTKLDLRDDQQFFVDHPGSVPITEAQGEELRKLIESPSYVECSSKTQQNVKQVFDAAIKVVLQPPKAKKKKGKAQKGCAIL, from the exons ATGAGCGCGTCTAGATTCATAAAATGCGTCACGGTCGGCGACGGCGCCGTCGGGAAGACATGTCTATTGATTTCCTACACCAGCAACACCTTCCCCACT GATTATGTACCTACTGTATTTGATAATTTCAGTGCAAATGTTGTCGTTAATGGTGCTACCGTCAACCTAGGCCTATGGGATACTGCTG GACAGGAGGACTACAATAGATTAAGACCATTGAGTTATCGTGGAGCTGATGTTTTCATTTTGGCATTTTCTCTTATAAGCAAGGCAAGCTATGAAAATGTTTCCAAGAAG TGGATTCCTGAATTGAAGCATTACGCTCCTGGTGTCCCTATCATTCTTGTTGGCACAAAACTAG ATCTTCGAGATGACCAGCAGTTCTTTGTTGACCATCCAGGTTCTGTACCAATCACTGAAGCACAG GGGGAGGAGCTGAGGAAGTTGATTGAGTCTCCTTCTTACGTTGAATGCAGTTCAAAGACCCAACAG AATGTCAAACAAGTTTTTGACGCTGCCATTAAAGTTGTACTCCAACCGCCAAaggcaaagaagaagaagggaaagGCTCAAAAGGGTTGTGCTATATTGTGA
- the LOC121773957 gene encoding vacuolar protein sorting-associated protein 35A-like isoform X1, with translation MISDGVVEDEEKWLSAGIAGLQQNAFHMHRALDSNNLKDALKYSAQMLSELRTSRLSPHKYYELYMRAFDELRKLEIFFKEETSRGCSIVELYELVQHAGNILPRLYLLCTVGSVYIKSKEAPAKDVLKDLVEMCRGIQHPLRGLFLRSYLSQVSRDKLPDIGSEYEGRDADTVMDAVEFVLQNFTEMNKLWVRMQHQGPAREKDKRGKERGELRDLVGKNLHVLSQIEGVDLEMYKETVLPRVLEQVVNCKDELAQYYLMDCIIQVFPDEYHLQTLETLLSACPQLQSSVDVETVLSRLMERLSNYAASGSEVLPEFFQVEAFAKLNNSIGKVIEAQENMPIAGVVTLYASLLTFTLQVHPDRLDYIDQILGACVKKLSGREKLNDSKATKQIVALLSAPLEKYKDIDTALNLSNYPRIMECLNDGTHKEMANVIVQNILKNKTCISTAEKVDALFELIKGLIRDLDGDTHDELDADFIEEQNSVARLIQILHSDDPEEMLKVIETVRKHILTGGRKRLPYTVPPLIFSSLKLVRRLEKQEESVSGDEASTTPKKIFQLVTQTIEALTSIPVPELALGLYLQCAEAANDCDLEPVAYEFFTQAYILYEEEITDSKTQVTSIHLIIGTLQRMHVFGVENRDALTHKATGYSAKLLKKPDQCRAVYACSHLFWLDDHDSIRDEERVLLCLKRALRIANAVQQMANATRGSSGSALLFIEILNKYLYFYEKGVSQITVESIQDLIKLIRNEMQGDASPSDPAADAFLASTLRYIQFQKDKGGAVGDKYMLITD, from the exons ATGATCAGTGACGGAGTTGTAGAAGACGAAGAAAAATGGTTGTCAGCTGGGATCGCCGGCCTGCAACAAAATGCTTTCCACATGCATCGCGCTCTC gattccaacaatttgaaGGATGCTCTCAAGTACTCCGCTCAGATGCTCTCGGAGCTCCGCACTTCCAGGCTCTCCCCTCACAAATATTACGAACTTT ATATGAGGGCTTTTGATGAATTAAGGAAATTGGAGATCTTCTTCAAGGAGGAGACTAGTCGCGGCTGCTCCATTGTTGAGCTCTATGAACTCGTGCAGCATGCTGGAAACATCTTGCCGAGACT ATATCTGCTCTGTACTGTTGGCTCTGTATACATAAAGTCGAAAGAAGCTCCAGCAAAGGATGTTCTCAAAGATCTGGTAGAAATGTGTCGCGGGATCCAACATCCTTTGCGTGGTCTTTTTCTAAGGAGTTACCTATCTCAAGTCAGTAGAGATAAGTTGCCGGACATTGGATCTGAATATGAGGG TAGGGATGCTGATACTGTCATGGATGCCGTTGAGTTTGTGCTCCAAAACTTCACAGAAATGAACAAACTTTGGGTTAGAATGCAACACCAG GGACCTGCTAGGGAAAAGGATAAGAGGGGTAAAGAAAGGGGTGAGCTACGTGATCTG GTTGGTAAGAACCTTCATGTCCTCAGCCAGATTGAGGGTGTTGATCTTGAAATGTACAAAGAAACTGTGCTTCCCAGAGTGTTGGAGCAA GTTGTCAACTGCAAGGATGAACTTGCCCAATATTACTTGATGGATTGCATAATTCAAGTCTTCCCAGATGAATATCACTTGCAGACACTTGAAACATTATTGAGTGCCTGCCCTCAACTTCAG TCTTCTGTTGATGTTGAAACAGTGCTTTCTCGACTAATGGAAAGACTCTCAAATTATGCTGCTTCTGGTTCAGAA GTGTTACCTGAATTTTTTCAAGTAGAAGCTTTCGCAAAACTGAATAATTCCATTGGCAAG GTGATAGAAGCACAAGAAAATATGCCCATTGCTGGAGTTGTTACTTTATATGCGTCTCTTTTGACATTTACACTACAAGTTCATCCTGATCGGCTTGATTATATTGACCAGATTCTG GGAGCATGTGTAAAGAAACTTTCAGGAAGAGAAAAGCTTAATGATAGCAAAGCAACAAAACAGATTGTTGCACTTTTAAGTGCTCCACTTGAGAAATATAAGGATATAGACACTGCATTGAACCTGTCTAATTATCCCCGCATCATGGAGTGTTTAAATGATGGAACACATAAAGAGATGGCCAATGTCATTGTACAAAACATTTTGAAAAACAAGACTTGCATATCAACTGCAGAGAAG GTGGATGCGCTATTTGAATTGATAAAGGGGCTTATCAGAGATCTTGATGGAGATACTCATGATGAG CTTGATGCGGACTTCATAGAGGAACAGAATTCCGTTGCCCGTCTTATACAAATACTGCACAGTGATGATCCTGAAGAAATGTTGAAG GTTATCGAAACTGTGAGGAAGCACATTTTGACTGGAGGGCGGAAGCGGCTTCCTTATACTGTTCCTCCACTTATATTTAGTTCTCTAAAG CTGGTACGTCGACTGGAAAAACAAGAAGAAAGTGTCTCTGGTGATGAGGCATCTACGACACCAAAAAAGATCTTTCAATTAGTGACACAG ACAATTGAGGCCCTGACAAGTATTCCGGTTCCTGAACTGGCTCTGGGGTTATATTTGCAATGTGCTGAG GCTGCAAATGACTGTGACCTCGAACCTGTTGCATATGAATTTTTTACCCAAGCTTATATATTGTATGAAGAAGAAATTACG GATTCAAAAACTCAGGTGACTTCGATACACTTGATAATTGGGACACTCCAAAGGATGCATGTCTTTGGTGTTGAAAATAGAGATGCATTGACACACAAGGCCACAGGG TATTCTGCAAAGCTGTTAAAGAAACCCGACCAGTGTAGAGCTGTTTATGCTTGCTCACACCTGTTCTGGCTCGATGACCATGATAGTATCAGAGATGAAGAAAG GGTCTTGCTTTGCCTGAAGCGCGCACTAAGAATCGCAAATGCTGTTCAACAAATGGCAAACGCAACTAGAGGCAGCAGCGGATCAGCTTTGCTATTTATAGAGATACTAAACAA GTATCTCTACTTTTACGAGAAAGGGGTCTCGCAGATTACTGTTGAATCAATTCAGGACCTAATTAAATTGATCAGAAACGAGATGCAAGGTGATGCTTCACCATCAGATCCAGCCGCAGACGCCTTCCTTGCAAGTACATTACGGTATATACAGTTCCAGAAGGACAAAGGTGGCGCTGTGGGGGATAAATACATGCTCATTACAGATTAG
- the LOC121773958 gene encoding protein ALTERED PHOSPHATE STARVATION RESPONSE 1-like, with the protein MGCWYSRLEREEMVSRCKARKRYMKQLVKARHAFAAAHSMYIRSLRNTGSALLQFATAETSLHHHHLPPSNPPPPPPLPSNPPPPFSPMSWTTTSTTPSSAIRPPPPPPPAPSASTWDFWDPFMPTSRRPESEEWETTTATVSEATVTHTTTVASQNVAAPPSVITATTTNTTTNTTASSELAVVVSTKGKDLVEIIRELDDYFLQAANAGGPLSALLEVPVCNFNRQSSLGKDNGYGKSLTPLLWSWGSGSAKWNAFGKFCEDPIGNAAQVAANGNATHCSTVERLYAWEKKLFQEVKNAEYLKSEHEKRVAALRKLEMKNAEYIKSEKAKKEVEKLESQMMVAVQAIETTSIEIVKLRESELHPQLLQLVKGLMSMWRSMYEFHQVQTHIVQQLKYLNCIPSTYPTTEIHRQSTLQLELEAQQWHLSFCSLIKAQREYIQSLTGWLRLSLFQVGNNPISKSKHGSIMYSFCEEWQLAMNNAPDNVASEGIKSFLTVIHAIVVQQAEEQKEKRKSESVFKELEKKAGELRSLESKHGPSYAMPETSGDTSKDPVREKRAKVEALRSKAEDEKAKYEKSISVTRAMTMNNLQMGLPHVFQAMTGFANVCTQAFESVINQSKSTNDLHNVKL; encoded by the exons ATGGGTTGTTGGTATTCAAGGTTAGAGAGAGAGGAAATGGTGTCTAGATGTAAGGCTAGAAAGAGATACATGAAGCAGTTGGTGAAGGCAAGGCATGCCTTTGCCGCCGCCCATAGTATGTATATAAGGTCCCTCCGCAACACCGGCTCCGCCCTTCTCCAATTCGCCACGGCGGAGACtagcctccaccaccaccacctcccgCCGTCAAACCCACCCCCGCCCCCTCCGCTTCCTAGCAATCCACCTCCTCCATTCAGCCCCATGTCCTGGACCACCACCTCCACAACACCCTCCTCAGCTATCCGTCCcccacctcctcctccaccgGCCCCGTCAGCGTCCACCTGGGATTTCTGGGACCCCTTCATGCCGACCTCCAGGCGGCCAGAGAGCGAGGAGTGGGAGACCACTACTGCCACTGTTTCTGAGGCGACGGTCACCCACACCACCACGGTGGCTTCGCAAAATGTGGCTGCCCCTCCTTCTGTGATCACGGCCACCACCACCAACACCACCACCAACACCACCGCCAGCAGTGAGCTTGCGGTGGTGGTGTCGACGAAGGGTAAAGATCTGGTCGAGATCATTCGAGAACTTGATGACTACTTCTTGCAAGCTGCCAATGCTGGTGGTCCACTCTCTGCTTTGTTGGAAGTTCCGGTTTGTAATTTCAATCGCCAATCTTCATTAG GTAAGGATAACGGATATGGAAAGAGTTTGACTCCACTATTATGGAGTTGGGGTTCGGGCAGTGCAAAGTGGAATGCGTTTGGAAAGTTCTGTGAGGATCCTATCGGAAACGCAGCTCAGGTTGCTGCCAATGGAAATGCCACCCACTGTTCAACCGTTGAGAGGTTATATGCCTGGGAGAAGAAACTTTTCCAGGAGGTTAAG AATGCTGAGTATTTGAAATCAGAGCATGAGAAAAGAGTGGCAGCTCTCAGGAAGCTAGAGATGAAGAATGCAGAGTATATCAAGAGTGAGAAGGCAAAAAAGGAAGTCGAGAAGTTGGAATCGCAGATGATGGTAGCTGTCCAAGCGATTGAGACTACCTCCATAGAGATTGTCAAATTGAGAGAATCTGAGCTTCATCCTCAACTTCTTCAGCTCGTCAAGGG GTTAATGAGCATGTGGAGAAGCATGTATGAATTCCATCAAGTACAAACACACATAGTCCAGCAGCTCAAATACCTCAACTGCATTCCGTCAACGTATCCTACCACTGAAATCCATCGACAATCAACACTTCAGCTTGAGCTCGAAGCCCAGCAGTGGCACCTCTCCTTCTGTAGCCTCATCAAAGCTCAACGCGAATATATTCAATCCTTGACAGGCTGGCTCCGTCTCAGCCTATTTCAAGTAGGTAACAATCCCATCAGCAAGTCCAAGCATGGCTCCATCATGTACTCGTTCTGTGAAGAATGGCAGCTTGCAATGAACAACGCTCCAGACAACGTGGCATCTGAGGGAATCAAGAGTTTCCTAACAGTCATCCACGCAATTGTAGTGCAACAAGCGGAGGAACAAAAAGAGAAGAGGAAGTCAGAGTCGGTGTTCAAGGAGCTCGAAAAGAAGGCAGGCGAGCTCCGGTCGTTAGAGAGCAAGCACGGCCCATCATATGCAATGCCAGAAACCTCCGGTGACACAAGCAAGGATCCCGTGAGAGAGAAAAGAGCCAAGGTGGAGGCCTTGAGGTCCAAGGCGGAGGATGAGAAGGCCAAATATGAGAAGTCGATCAGTGTGACAAGGGCGATGACCATGAACAACCTGCAGATGGGTTTGCCTCACGTTTTTCAGGCGATGACGGGATTTGCCAATGTGTGCACTCAAGCTTTTGAGTCCGTGATCAACCAGTCCAAGAGCACTAATGATTTGCACAATGTCAAGCTCTGA
- the LOC121773959 gene encoding 3-dehydroquinate synthase, chloroplastic-like, whose amino-acid sequence MAASSSSLCHNRALSVSASSRNRHPQLTSIVRLPASTSSISSASRISFDSKKRNFAVRASAAPVMDHSTSVSSSSPVVPTLVEVDLGNRSYPIYIGSGLLNQPDLLQRHVHGKQVLVVTNTTIAPLYLDKTIWALTEGNPNVKVESVILPDGEKFKNMETLMKVFDKAIETRMDRRCTFVALGGGVIGDMCGYAAASYLRGVNFIQIPTTVMAQVDSSVGGKTGINHPLGKNLIGAFYQPQCVLVDTDTLNTLPDRELASGLAEVIKYGLIRDASFFEWQEKNMAALMARDQDAFAYAIKRSCENKAEVVSLDEKESGLRATLNLGHTFGHAIETGFGYGQWLHGEAVAAGTVMAVDMSYRLGWIEESLVKRVHKILQQAKLPTSPPETMTVDMFKSVMAVDKKVADGLLRLILLKGPLGSCVFTGDYDRQALEDTLRAFSKS is encoded by the exons atggctgcttcttcttcctctctctgcCATAACCGCGCCCTTTCTGTCTCCGCCTCTTCACGCAACCGCCACCCCCAGCTAACATCTATCGTGCGCCTCCCTGCCTCCACTTCCTCCATTTCCTCGGCCTCTCGCATCTCCTTCGATTCTAAGAAGCGTAATTTCGCGGTGAGGGCTTCGGCGGCTCCGGTGATGGATCACTCCACTTCTGTTTCCTCTTCTTCGCCCGTTGTCCCTACTCTTGTTGAGGTCGATTTGGGGAACCGAAGCTACCCGATCTACATAGGGTCCGGGCTTCTAAATCAACCCGACCTGCTGCAGAG GCATGTTCATGGTAAGCAAGTCCTCGTGGTCACCAACACAACGATAGCACCACTGTATCTTGATAAAACTATATGGGCATTGACGGAAGGAAATCCTAATGTCAAAGTTGAGAGTGTAATTTTGCCAGATGGGGAGAAATTTAAGAACATG GAGACTCTAATGAAAGTATTCGACAAAGCTATTGAGACACGAATGGACCGGCGCTGTACATTTGTTGCCCTTGGTGGTGGAGTCATAGGGGACATGTGTGGATATGCTGCAGCTTCGTATCTTCGTGGAGTTAACTTCATTCAGATTCCGACTACTGTGATGGCACAG GTAGATTCTTCCGTTGGTGGTAAAACTGGAATAAACCACCCACTTGGGAAAAATTTAATTGGAGCATTTTACCAACCGCAATGTGTGCTAGTAGACACTGACACATTGAATACATTGCCGGATCGTGAATTGGCATCAGGGCTTGCAGAAGTAATTAAGTATGGACTTATTAGAGACGCTTCATTTTTTGAGTGGCAGGAAAAGAATATGGCCGCACTGATGGCAAG GGACCAAGATGCATTTGCTTATGCAATCAAACGCTCGTGTGAAAATAAAGCTGAGGTTGTTTCCTTGGATGAGAAGGAGAGTGGACTAAGGGCAACTCTCAACTTGGGCCACACTTTTGGCCAT GCAATTGAGacaggttttggatatgggcagTGGCTTCATGGGGAAGCCGTTGCTGCTGGCACG GTAATGGCAGTTGACATGTCTTACCGGCTTGGCTGGATCGAGGAGTCACTAGTAAAGAGAGTGCATAAGATTTTGCAACAGGCCAAATTACCTACATCACCTCCAGAAACCATGACCGTTGACATGTTCAAGTCCGTGATGGCG GTGGATAAGAAGGTAGCAGATGGGCTGCTAAGGCTTATCCTTCTAAAAGGTCCTCTCGGCAGCTGCGTTTTTACGGGCGACTATGACAGACAAGCCCTCGAGGACACCCTACGCGCATTTAGCAAGTCGTAG
- the LOC121773962 gene encoding ubiquitin-conjugating enzyme E2 10-like: protein MASRRILKELRELQRDPPTSCSAGPVAQDMFHWQATIIGPNESPYAGGVFQVTIHFPPDYPFKPPKVAFRTKVFHPNINNNGNICLDILKDQWSPALTISKVLLSICSLLTDPNPDDPLVPEIAHMYKTDTSKYDSMARSWTQKYAMC, encoded by the exons ATGGCATCCCGAAGAATTCTCAAGGAGCTTAGAGAGTTGCAGAGAGACCCTCCAACTTCATGTAGTGCAG GTCCTGTGGCTCAAGACATGTTTCATTGGCAAGCAACAATAATAGGACCAAATGAAAGCCCCTATGCTGGTGGTGTTTTCCAAGTTACCATCCATTTCCCACCTGATTATCCTTTCAAGCCTCCCAAG GTAGCATTCAGGACAAAAGTATTTCATCCAAACATAAACAACAATGGGAATATATGTTTAGACATCCTGAAAGATCAGTGGAGTCCAGCTCTCACCATTTCTAAG GTGCTGCTTTCAATATGTTCGTTGCTAACAGATCCGAATCCAGATGACCCTCTTGTTCCGGAGATCGCCCATATGTATAAAACCGATACTTCCAAATACGACTCCATGGCTCGTTCTTGGACCCAAAAATACGCCATGTGCTGA
- the LOC121773957 gene encoding vacuolar protein sorting-associated protein 35A-like isoform X2: MISDGVVEDEEKWLSAGIAGLQQNAFHMHRALDSNNLKDALKYSAQMLSELRTSRLSPHKYYELYMRAFDELRKLEIFFKEETSRGCSIVELYELVQHAGNILPRLYLLCTVGSVYIKSKEAPAKDVLKDLVEMCRGIQHPLRGLFLRSYLSQVSRDKLPDIGSEYEGDADTVMDAVEFVLQNFTEMNKLWVRMQHQGPAREKDKRGKERGELRDLVGKNLHVLSQIEGVDLEMYKETVLPRVLEQVVNCKDELAQYYLMDCIIQVFPDEYHLQTLETLLSACPQLQSSVDVETVLSRLMERLSNYAASGSEVLPEFFQVEAFAKLNNSIGKVIEAQENMPIAGVVTLYASLLTFTLQVHPDRLDYIDQILGACVKKLSGREKLNDSKATKQIVALLSAPLEKYKDIDTALNLSNYPRIMECLNDGTHKEMANVIVQNILKNKTCISTAEKVDALFELIKGLIRDLDGDTHDELDADFIEEQNSVARLIQILHSDDPEEMLKVIETVRKHILTGGRKRLPYTVPPLIFSSLKLVRRLEKQEESVSGDEASTTPKKIFQLVTQTIEALTSIPVPELALGLYLQCAEAANDCDLEPVAYEFFTQAYILYEEEITDSKTQVTSIHLIIGTLQRMHVFGVENRDALTHKATGYSAKLLKKPDQCRAVYACSHLFWLDDHDSIRDEERVLLCLKRALRIANAVQQMANATRGSSGSALLFIEILNKYLYFYEKGVSQITVESIQDLIKLIRNEMQGDASPSDPAADAFLASTLRYIQFQKDKGGAVGDKYMLITD; encoded by the exons ATGATCAGTGACGGAGTTGTAGAAGACGAAGAAAAATGGTTGTCAGCTGGGATCGCCGGCCTGCAACAAAATGCTTTCCACATGCATCGCGCTCTC gattccaacaatttgaaGGATGCTCTCAAGTACTCCGCTCAGATGCTCTCGGAGCTCCGCACTTCCAGGCTCTCCCCTCACAAATATTACGAACTTT ATATGAGGGCTTTTGATGAATTAAGGAAATTGGAGATCTTCTTCAAGGAGGAGACTAGTCGCGGCTGCTCCATTGTTGAGCTCTATGAACTCGTGCAGCATGCTGGAAACATCTTGCCGAGACT ATATCTGCTCTGTACTGTTGGCTCTGTATACATAAAGTCGAAAGAAGCTCCAGCAAAGGATGTTCTCAAAGATCTGGTAGAAATGTGTCGCGGGATCCAACATCCTTTGCGTGGTCTTTTTCTAAGGAGTTACCTATCTCAAGTCAGTAGAGATAAGTTGCCGGACATTGGATCTGAATATGAGGG GGATGCTGATACTGTCATGGATGCCGTTGAGTTTGTGCTCCAAAACTTCACAGAAATGAACAAACTTTGGGTTAGAATGCAACACCAG GGACCTGCTAGGGAAAAGGATAAGAGGGGTAAAGAAAGGGGTGAGCTACGTGATCTG GTTGGTAAGAACCTTCATGTCCTCAGCCAGATTGAGGGTGTTGATCTTGAAATGTACAAAGAAACTGTGCTTCCCAGAGTGTTGGAGCAA GTTGTCAACTGCAAGGATGAACTTGCCCAATATTACTTGATGGATTGCATAATTCAAGTCTTCCCAGATGAATATCACTTGCAGACACTTGAAACATTATTGAGTGCCTGCCCTCAACTTCAG TCTTCTGTTGATGTTGAAACAGTGCTTTCTCGACTAATGGAAAGACTCTCAAATTATGCTGCTTCTGGTTCAGAA GTGTTACCTGAATTTTTTCAAGTAGAAGCTTTCGCAAAACTGAATAATTCCATTGGCAAG GTGATAGAAGCACAAGAAAATATGCCCATTGCTGGAGTTGTTACTTTATATGCGTCTCTTTTGACATTTACACTACAAGTTCATCCTGATCGGCTTGATTATATTGACCAGATTCTG GGAGCATGTGTAAAGAAACTTTCAGGAAGAGAAAAGCTTAATGATAGCAAAGCAACAAAACAGATTGTTGCACTTTTAAGTGCTCCACTTGAGAAATATAAGGATATAGACACTGCATTGAACCTGTCTAATTATCCCCGCATCATGGAGTGTTTAAATGATGGAACACATAAAGAGATGGCCAATGTCATTGTACAAAACATTTTGAAAAACAAGACTTGCATATCAACTGCAGAGAAG GTGGATGCGCTATTTGAATTGATAAAGGGGCTTATCAGAGATCTTGATGGAGATACTCATGATGAG CTTGATGCGGACTTCATAGAGGAACAGAATTCCGTTGCCCGTCTTATACAAATACTGCACAGTGATGATCCTGAAGAAATGTTGAAG GTTATCGAAACTGTGAGGAAGCACATTTTGACTGGAGGGCGGAAGCGGCTTCCTTATACTGTTCCTCCACTTATATTTAGTTCTCTAAAG CTGGTACGTCGACTGGAAAAACAAGAAGAAAGTGTCTCTGGTGATGAGGCATCTACGACACCAAAAAAGATCTTTCAATTAGTGACACAG ACAATTGAGGCCCTGACAAGTATTCCGGTTCCTGAACTGGCTCTGGGGTTATATTTGCAATGTGCTGAG GCTGCAAATGACTGTGACCTCGAACCTGTTGCATATGAATTTTTTACCCAAGCTTATATATTGTATGAAGAAGAAATTACG GATTCAAAAACTCAGGTGACTTCGATACACTTGATAATTGGGACACTCCAAAGGATGCATGTCTTTGGTGTTGAAAATAGAGATGCATTGACACACAAGGCCACAGGG TATTCTGCAAAGCTGTTAAAGAAACCCGACCAGTGTAGAGCTGTTTATGCTTGCTCACACCTGTTCTGGCTCGATGACCATGATAGTATCAGAGATGAAGAAAG GGTCTTGCTTTGCCTGAAGCGCGCACTAAGAATCGCAAATGCTGTTCAACAAATGGCAAACGCAACTAGAGGCAGCAGCGGATCAGCTTTGCTATTTATAGAGATACTAAACAA GTATCTCTACTTTTACGAGAAAGGGGTCTCGCAGATTACTGTTGAATCAATTCAGGACCTAATTAAATTGATCAGAAACGAGATGCAAGGTGATGCTTCACCATCAGATCCAGCCGCAGACGCCTTCCTTGCAAGTACATTACGGTATATACAGTTCCAGAAGGACAAAGGTGGCGCTGTGGGGGATAAATACATGCTCATTACAGATTAG